A single Desulfovibrio piger DNA region contains:
- a CDS encoding GAK system CofD-like protein — MSVLLPALGPRLVFFTGGTALRGLSRSLTRYTHNSVHLVTPFDSGGSSAALREAFALPAVGDIRNRLAALADSMVPQSVLDFWEMRLPAEGDSEALRARLRAMGSAGHPCWRLLPPVMADVMRVHLGYFLERMPDDFRPQKASMGNLLLAGGYLHFQRNFTPVLSLFSRLLQVRGVVLPIVNACLHLAAELADGSVLVGQHHFCRLTQPVRRLYLTVHEPGRTSTALTPCRPPLSATAATYLQSAGAICYPMGSFYTSVLSNLLPDGVGRAVAAARCPKIYIPNSGRDTEAQGLSLTAQVDMLLRHLQQDAPQAGPGDLLQAVLLDSRHGRYPGGIEWKELERRGIEVVDREMVCPDDPQHHDPQRTSVALLELVEDLRARARAPEAGTAAASDEDA, encoded by the coding sequence GTGAGCGTCCTTTTGCCCGCCCTTGGTCCCCGGCTGGTCTTCTTCACCGGCGGTACGGCCCTCAGGGGCCTGAGCCGCAGCCTTACCCGTTATACCCACAATTCCGTCCATCTGGTGACGCCCTTCGATTCGGGCGGCAGTTCCGCCGCCCTGCGCGAAGCCTTTGCCCTGCCCGCCGTGGGGGACATCCGCAACCGCCTGGCCGCCCTTGCGGACAGCATGGTCCCGCAGAGCGTGCTGGACTTCTGGGAGATGCGCCTGCCCGCGGAAGGCGATTCCGAGGCCCTGCGCGCCCGCCTGCGCGCCATGGGCAGCGCCGGGCACCCCTGCTGGCGTCTCCTGCCGCCGGTCATGGCCGATGTGATGCGGGTGCATCTGGGCTATTTCCTGGAGCGCATGCCCGATGATTTCCGCCCCCAGAAAGCCAGCATGGGCAACCTGCTGCTTGCCGGGGGCTATCTGCATTTCCAGCGCAATTTCACCCCGGTACTGAGCCTGTTCAGCCGTCTTTTGCAGGTGCGCGGCGTGGTCCTGCCCATCGTCAATGCCTGTCTGCATCTGGCTGCCGAGCTGGCCGACGGTTCCGTCCTGGTGGGGCAGCACCACTTCTGCCGCCTGACCCAGCCGGTGCGGCGCCTCTACCTCACGGTCCATGAACCGGGGCGCACCTCCACGGCCCTCACGCCCTGCCGTCCGCCCCTGTCGGCCACGGCGGCCACCTATCTGCAAAGCGCCGGGGCCATCTGCTATCCCATGGGCAGTTTCTACACCAGCGTGCTCTCCAACCTGCTGCCCGACGGCGTGGGCCGTGCCGTGGCCGCGGCACGCTGCCCCAAGATCTACATCCCCAATTCCGGCAGGGACACCGAGGCCCAGGGCCTGAGCCTCACCGCCCAGGTGGACATGCTGCTGCGCCACCTGCAGCAGGACGCACCGCAGGCGGGCCCCGGCGATTTGCTGCAGGCCGTGCTGCTGGACAGCCGCCACGGGCGCTACCCCGGCGGCATTGAATGGAAGGAGCTGGAACGCCGCGGCATCGAGGTGGTGGACCGGGAGATGGTCTGCCCGGACGACCCGCAGCACCACGATCCCCAACGGACCTCCGTGGCCCTGCTGGAGCTGGTGGAGGATCTGCGTGCCCGTGCGCGTGCCCCGGAAGCGGGGACGGCCGCGGCTTCGGATGAGGATGCCTGA
- a CDS encoding pseudouridine synthase yields MDALREACHVAGAALAGQRLDAALAVVLEALGQPVPGLRGRRRLLEEGRVRVNGRQAPAAYRVRQGDGICLSPALPELFPDPAAGGDLPRALSRQGRWQAFFKPAGWHSVSLAGGSGRSLEAAIPSLWPGGGGPAAWALLQRLDARTSGIVCAAVADDADSLAATVRDFRRAEAGGRCRKGYLALLSGGLERAACVRLALDMAQRRGVRVLDAETADATRWTWFRPLYRWQGEACRAFARELCRRFSLSVPSLPHSLTLAGCTIHRGARHQIRAHAAALGHALWLDGLYGPSSLPQSPVDGQGAFFLHHGALYLPEARWMLPPGWLPEGEIATAGRKWLENDFMDTV; encoded by the coding sequence ATGGACGCCCTGCGTGAAGCCTGTCATGTGGCCGGTGCCGCCCTTGCCGGTCAGCGCCTGGACGCGGCCCTGGCCGTGGTGCTGGAGGCCCTGGGCCAGCCCGTGCCCGGTCTGCGCGGCCGCCGGCGCCTGCTGGAAGAGGGGCGGGTGCGGGTCAACGGCCGTCAGGCCCCCGCAGCCTACCGTGTGCGTCAGGGCGACGGCATCTGCCTGTCCCCGGCCCTCCCGGAACTTTTTCCTGATCCTGCCGCCGGTGGGGACCTTCCCCGCGCCCTTTCCCGCCAGGGACGCTGGCAGGCCTTTTTCAAACCCGCCGGCTGGCACAGCGTCAGTCTGGCAGGGGGCAGCGGCCGCAGCCTCGAGGCCGCCATCCCTTCGCTGTGGCCCGGGGGCGGCGGCCCTGCGGCCTGGGCCCTGCTGCAACGCCTGGATGCCCGTACCTCGGGCATCGTCTGCGCCGCCGTGGCGGATGATGCGGACAGCCTGGCCGCCACGGTGCGGGATTTCCGCCGGGCCGAAGCCGGGGGCCGGTGCCGCAAGGGCTATCTGGCCCTGCTGTCCGGCGGCCTGGAGCGGGCGGCCTGCGTGCGCCTGGCCCTGGACATGGCACAGCGCCGTGGGGTCCGTGTGCTGGACGCCGAGACCGCCGACGCCACCCGCTGGACCTGGTTCCGTCCCCTGTACCGCTGGCAGGGGGAGGCCTGCCGTGCTTTTGCCCGCGAACTGTGCCGGCGCTTTTCCTTGTCCGTCCCGTCCCTGCCCCACAGTCTGACCCTGGCGGGCTGCACCATCCACCGGGGCGCCCGGCACCAGATCCGGGCCCATGCCGCCGCCCTGGGCCATGCCTTGTGGCTGGACGGCCTCTATGGTCCTTCCTCCCTGCCGCAGTCCCCCGTGGACGGGCAGGGAGCTTTTTTTCTGCACCACGGCGCCCTGTACCTGCCGGAAGCCCGCTGGATGCTGCCGCCCGGCTGGCTGCCGGAAGGGGAAATCGCAACGGCAGGCCGGAAATGGCTTGAAAACGATTTCATGGACACAGTATAA
- a CDS encoding DUF47 domain-containing protein has protein sequence MFASLLPKSAPFFEMLLEQNSHLRHMSRLLLGMLEDLSRMDEAHKEIALIEEEADKLHVRIIRDLSQTFITPIDREDILRINQEQEEALDGLHTLSTRLHIFEFPTMRFPAMQLVRTICSMLDLTGEMLDGLTRREDCHKTRAFRYLRGECDMLLAVGLAELMDDQQEITPARLMNIMKWSQAYDRISMLLENVNNLAETIEEAVLKNV, from the coding sequence ATGTTCGCATCCCTGCTTCCCAAGTCCGCTCCGTTTTTCGAAATGCTGCTGGAGCAAAACAGTCACCTGCGCCACATGTCGCGACTGCTGCTCGGCATGCTGGAGGACCTGTCCAGGATGGACGAGGCCCACAAGGAGATCGCCCTGATCGAGGAGGAGGCCGACAAGCTCCACGTGCGCATCATCCGCGACCTGTCGCAGACCTTCATCACGCCCATCGACCGTGAGGACATCCTGCGCATCAACCAGGAGCAGGAAGAAGCCCTGGACGGCCTGCACACCCTGAGCACCCGGCTGCACATCTTCGAGTTCCCCACCATGCGCTTCCCGGCCATGCAGCTGGTGCGCACCATCTGCTCCATGCTGGATCTGACCGGCGAGATGCTGGACGGCCTGACCCGGCGTGAGGACTGCCACAAGACGCGCGCCTTCCGCTACCTGCGCGGCGAGTGCGACATGCTGCTGGCCGTGGGACTGGCCGAGCTCATGGACGACCAGCAGGAGATCACCCCCGCCCGGCTCATGAACATCATGAAGTGGAGCCAGGCCTACGACCGCATCAGCATGCTTCTGGAAAACGTCAACAATCTGGCTGAAACCATCGAAGAAGCGGTGCTGAAGAATGTTTGA
- a CDS encoding inorganic phosphate transporter gives MFEIPFLLILIVLVALVFDFTNGAHDCANAIATVVSTKVVTPRFAVGMAAALNLAGALLGTEVAKTLGAGLVLPEVVQGSHILVLAALLGAIFWNCLTWYFGIPSSSSHALIGGLVGAALAHAGPEALNFSGIVNKVLLPLVLSPLAGFGMGFLIMWLIYWLFARVMRSKVNRIFRKMQLVSAAFMATSHGLNDAQKTMGIITLALFIFGEIDEVAVPLWVKLACALAMAAGTAIGGWKIVKTMGHRIFKLEPVHGFAAETSAALVISGASVLGAPVSTTHTISACIFGVGSTKRLSAVRWTVAGQLVTAWVLTLPAAATVGFCSYWLLHLIWN, from the coding sequence ATGTTTGAGATACCCTTCCTCCTCATTCTCATCGTCCTTGTCGCCCTGGTATTCGACTTTACCAACGGCGCGCACGACTGCGCCAATGCCATCGCCACCGTGGTCTCCACCAAGGTGGTCACGCCCCGCTTCGCCGTGGGCATGGCGGCCGCCCTCAATCTGGCCGGGGCCCTGCTGGGCACCGAGGTGGCCAAGACCCTGGGGGCGGGCCTGGTCCTGCCCGAGGTGGTGCAGGGCAGCCACATCCTTGTGCTGGCGGCCCTGCTGGGCGCCATTTTCTGGAACTGTCTCACCTGGTATTTCGGCATCCCCTCGTCGTCATCCCATGCGCTCATCGGCGGCCTGGTGGGCGCGGCCCTGGCCCATGCCGGGCCCGAGGCCCTCAATTTCAGCGGCATCGTCAACAAGGTGCTGCTGCCGCTGGTGCTCTCGCCGCTGGCGGGCTTCGGCATGGGCTTCCTCATCATGTGGCTCATCTACTGGCTCTTCGCACGGGTCATGCGCAGCAAGGTCAACCGCATCTTCCGCAAGATGCAGCTGGTGTCCGCGGCCTTCATGGCCACCAGCCACGGCCTCAATGACGCCCAGAAGACCATGGGCATCATCACCCTGGCCCTGTTCATCTTCGGCGAGATCGACGAGGTGGCCGTGCCCCTGTGGGTCAAGCTGGCCTGCGCCCTGGCCATGGCCGCAGGGACGGCCATCGGCGGCTGGAAGATCGTCAAGACCATGGGCCACCGCATCTTCAAGCTGGAGCCCGTGCACGGCTTCGCCGCCGAAACGTCGGCCGCCCTGGTCATCTCCGGGGCATCCGTGCTGGGCGCGCCCGTGAGCACCACGCACACCATCTCGGCCTGCATCTTCGGTGTGGGCTCCACCAAGCGCCTTTCCGCCGTGCGCTGGACCGTGGCCGGCCAGCTGGTCACGGCCTGGGTGCTGACCCTGCCCGCGGCGGCCACGGTGGGATTCTGTTCCTACTGGCTGCTGCATCTGATCTGGAATTAG
- a CDS encoding DMT family transporter produces the protein MNPTLAAHAAAILTILIWGATFTSTKVLLQAFAPIEILFLRFLLGACALLLACPRLLHVRDRRREVIFALAGLCGVTLYFLLENIALSYSTASNVGVLVGISPFLTALLARIVLGESLHPGFFVGFVCAMSGIICIAVNSNAVLRLNPLGDVLALLAALTWAFYSILTRKIGDYGYNTLQVTRRIFCWGLLFMLPTLPLSGFRWDLARLARPEMLANLLFLGLGASALCFATWNFTIRILGAIKTSVYIYAVPVVSVITATLLLGERLTGLALTGMALIILGLVISEGRLPLRRPKA, from the coding sequence ATGAATCCCACCCTTGCCGCCCACGCGGCCGCCATCCTGACCATCCTCATCTGGGGCGCCACCTTCACCTCCACCAAGGTGCTGCTGCAGGCCTTTGCGCCCATCGAGATCCTTTTCCTGCGCTTTCTGCTGGGGGCCTGTGCCCTGCTGCTGGCCTGCCCGCGCCTGCTGCATGTGCGCGACCGTCGCCGGGAAGTTATCTTTGCCCTGGCGGGCCTGTGCGGCGTGACCCTCTACTTTTTGCTGGAAAACATCGCCCTGAGCTACAGTACGGCGTCCAACGTGGGCGTGCTGGTGGGCATCTCGCCCTTCCTCACGGCCCTGCTGGCCCGCATCGTCCTGGGCGAGAGCCTGCACCCCGGCTTTTTCGTGGGCTTCGTCTGCGCCATGTCCGGCATCATCTGCATCGCCGTCAACAGCAACGCCGTGCTCCGGCTCAATCCGCTGGGCGATGTCCTGGCCCTGCTGGCGGCCCTGACCTGGGCATTCTACTCCATCCTGACCCGCAAGATAGGCGACTACGGCTACAACACCCTGCAGGTGACGCGCCGCATCTTCTGCTGGGGCCTGCTCTTCATGCTGCCCACCCTGCCGCTGTCCGGCTTCCGCTGGGACCTGGCACGCCTGGCCCGGCCCGAGATGCTGGCCAACCTGCTCTTCCTGGGCCTGGGGGCCTCGGCCCTGTGCTTCGCCACCTGGAACTTCACCATCCGCATCCTGGGCGCCATCAAGACCAGCGTCTACATCTACGCTGTGCCCGTGGTCTCGGTCATCACCGCCACCCTCTTGCTGGGCGAACGCCTGACCGGGCTGGCCCTGACCGGCATGGCCCTCATCATCCTCGGCCTGGTCATCTCCGAAGGCCGCCTGCCCCTGCGCCGCCCCAAAGCCTGA